The Deltaproteobacteria bacterium genomic interval AAAGCCAAGCGAGATTACCGGTCAGAAGGCAAAGGTGGCTGAAAAGAAGGTTATTGCCCGTTCGGCCCTGACCGGCAAGACCCAGAGAGACACCACCGGCGGCGGCCGTGAATCGATGAGCCAGGGACAGAAAAAGGGAAGGAGCTTTGGCGAGATCATCAGCCGCAGTCTGGTCAAGAAACCGGAGGGGAAATTGTCTCCGGTTGGGCAAGGGCCGTCGTCTTTTAGCCTGAAGGCCTCTGGTGAGGTCAAGCCGACTCCTGGCACCAACCCGACACAGCTTTCCAAAGAGGTCCTGGACCAGATTGTGCAATATGTCCGGATCCTGACAAAGCCTGGCGGAGAGAAGGAGATGGAGGTCGCCTTGCACCAGAATATCTACCGCGGGCTCAAACTCAAGGTTTCTTCAGCGCAGGGAAAACTCCGGGCCACCTTCACCACCTCTTCTTCCGAGGTGAGACAGCTCTTCGAATCAAACCGGAAAGTTTTACAAGCGGCGTTGGCACAAAAAGGGATTGAAGTTGAAGGGATCGATGTTATAATGACCCCGTGAAAGTTTCCCCCTTTCCTTTTGAACGGTTGCCCAAGGTTTCACGCCAGGAAATTCAACTTTTCTCGACACTCTTTCGCTCGCTCGACAAGTTCGGTTTTGACGAAAATTGCAAAAGGGGGCTGGAGTCCCTTCTTTTGGGGCATCTGGGCCTGCCGGTTTCCCTCTCTCTCCGCAAGGCGGAAATCGCCCCCTTCGGGAAGGTGATGGATTCGGTCAACCCCCACGGTGTTTTTGTCCTCTTTACCCTTTCCCCGGCGCCGGGCCGTATCCTCTTGGAGATTGATCCCTCGCTCGCCTCGTCCTGCATTGACTGTCTCTTAGGGGGTAGCCACGAAAAAGCAGACCCTTCCCGGATCGGGGTCACTGATAAAAAACCGACCGAGATGGATCAGGGGGTCCTCTCCTACCTCTTTTTGAAAATACTCTCCTTTCTGGACCAGTATGGTCAGTCGATGGGGCTCCATTTTCGCCTCGATCGGTTTGAGACGGAAAAGACAGCCGTGGCCGCTCCAGGGCAAGATCCCAATCCTGTCGCCTCTTTCTTCTTCAGAATTAATTTCAACGATCAGAACCGTTTTGTCCGTCTGATCCTCCCTTCTTCCCTCATTCAAAAACTGGACAGTCAGGCCGGGGAGCCGATGACGGAAAAAGAGGCGGATTCCCTTCTGGAAAGGATGGACCGCTTGGGTTTTCTCAAGACCCAAATCTGGGCGGAGGCCGGAAAAACTTCCCTGGCCCTGTCGGATATTGAAAAATTGGAGGCGGGGGACGTGGTCCTCCTGGATGAAACGACTGTCCAGTTTGCGCCGGAAAGGGGGATTGCTGGCGATGTCATCATTCACGCCGGTCAAGGGTCTAAAAGGATTGGCATTTTCTCTCCAATCGTGGCAAGTAATAGGTCCGATCATCCGAGGAAGCTGATGGTCCGGCTGGAAAAGGTGGTGGAGACTTATGAAGGATAAAAAAGGGGACCCGGCAGACGATCCCTACTTGAACGAGTTGGAATCTTCGCTGGAAGAGATGGAAAAGGAGGAGATTGTAACCGACGACCCCACACAGGTCGATCTCCAAAAGGAACCAGTGCCGGTACCGGCAAAGGCTGGTTCACCCAAGGTGAAGAAAGTCCCCGAGGGCCTGCTATTAACGCAAGATGTCCCGGTCTCTTTGGTGGCTGTCCTTGGCAGAAAGACGGTAAACTTGAAAGAACTTTTGGGATTCAAGATGGGTCAGGTGGTTGAACTGGACAAGGGACCCGGCGATGCGGTGGATGTTGTCGTGAACGGAAAAGTCGTGGCCAAGGGGGAATTGGTGGATGTGGAAGGAAAGATCGGCATCCGCATCCTCAGGATGATCTAATGATGGAACCTACCACCCTACCGGCAGTTGCCGCCCCAATTAGTTTTGGATGGCTCTTTGTCAAGATGGTCGGTGTCTTGGGTCTTCTGGTTCTCTCCCTCCTTTTTATTGGGAAGTGGTTCCTGCCCCGGCTGGGCAAGGGGAGATTCTCCCTTCGGCAGGAGAAAGGCCGGATCTCTGTGATTGAGCGGTTTCCGTTGGAGCAGAGGAAGACTCTCTATTTACTGAAAGTGGCCCAGAAATACCTCCTCGTCGGGACAGGGGATCACTCGGTTCAGCTCTTGGGGGAGTTTGAAAAAAATGAGATGGAATAAAATTTGGTTGTTGACAGGGCTCTTCTTTCTTCGGGCCGATACCCTTTTGGCCCAGGCGGAGATCCCGCTGGATCAATCGATTACGCAACAGGCGGTTTCCCGGCCCCTTGTCCTCCTTCTGGTTCTCGTCGGTCTTTCCTTGATCCCCTTTGTGGTGATGATGACCACCTCATTTGTGAAGATTGCGGTGGTCCTGTCGCTGATTCGTAACGCCATGGGGACCCAGCAGATCCCTCCCAATCCGATCATCACCGGGCTGGCCATGATCCTGACCATCTACATCATGATCCCTGTCGGCCTGCAGGTCTACCAGGTGAGCGGGGATATTATCCAGAAAGGAACCAATCAGCCGATTCTTTCGCAGGCCTCGGTGAATGTCCTGCTCGAAGGGGTCAAGAAGGGGAAGGAGCCGGTGCGGGAATTTCTCCTGAAGAATGCCCATGAAAAGGAGAGGGCGCTCTTTTTCACGCTCTCCAAAAAGATGAGACCGGCTGAATTTCGGGAAGAGGTGGGGGACAAGGATTTTGTGGTGCTGATCCCCGCCTTTGTGATTTCCGAACTGACCGAGGCGTTCCAGATCGGATTTATTATCTTCCTGCCGTTCCTGATCATCGACATGGTGGTGACGAACATTCTGCTCTCGCTCGGGATGTTCCAGATCTCACCGATCACCGTCTCCCTGCCGTTCAAACTGCTCCTTTTTGTTCTCGTGGACGGCTGGCATCTGATCGCCAAAGGGTTGATCATGGGGTATATGTAATGGAATCTTACGCAATTGCGATCGCCAAACAGGCCCTCTACCTCACACTGATCCTTTCCGCACCGCCGGTCGTTGCGGCGATGGCGATCGGGCTGGTCATCAGCCTTGTCCAGGCGACGACCCAGGTGCATGAACAGACGCTGACCTTTGTCCCCAAACTGGTGGCGGTGATGATGACGATGGCGATCTTTGGCCCGTGGGCCCTGTTCCAGCTGGTTTCCTTTGCCAGCTCTCTCTTGGAATCGTTCCCGTTGTACGTGAAATGAACCAATTAACCCATCAATTAGGCATTAACGTCGACTGGCGTTTTATGATGACCTTTGCCGGCCTTATCATGACCCGTCTGGTCATGGTGACGCTGACCATCCCGTTTTTGACAGGCAAGCCGGCGCCGGCCCAGATCAAGATGGGGCTTGCGGTTGCCCTTCTGATTTTTCTCTACCCTTTTCTGGCCCCCGCCCATGCGGGGCATCTGCCGCAGGATCCGGTGACCCTTATGCTTCTTTTTGTCAAAGAGGCGTTCTACGGGATCCTGATCGGTTTTGCCGGCAGCATTGTCTTTCAGGGGTTTGAGGCGGCCGGGGCGGTCATTGACAACCAGCGCGGGGCGGCGCAGGCCCGTCTCCTGATTCCGCAACTGTCCGAGCAGACCTCTCTCTTCGGGCTTTTCAATATCCAGCTGGGGATTGTCATCTTTCTCTCCGTGGGGGGGCACATTCTTTTTTTCAGAACCCTGATGGAGAGTTACACCCTTCTGCCGATTCTGGAATTCCCCAAGGCCCAGCCTGATTTTCTGGCGATGGCGGATCAGATCATCCGGATGACCGGGCAGGTCCTGTTCATTGCGGCCGCTTTTTCGGCTCCGGTCATGCTCTGCGTTTTCATCACCGACCTGATCCTCGGGATCATGAACCGCGTGGCGCCGGCGATCAACGTCTGGGAGATGGGGTTTACGATCCGCGGCTATCTGGGGGTCCTGGTCCTCTTTCTTTGCATCACCCTCATTGCCGGCCAGATGGAGAAATACTCCCTCGGCATGGTGACGGATCTGGAGAAGGTGATTCGGTTTTTGGCGGTTTCTTCAAACGGGTAGGGAGGCCTGTATCTGCGACCGGAGGTAGGAGAAGCGACTGTCCAGAACCCGCTCTCTTTCTTCTTTTTCCAGTATCGCCCCTAACGTTGAACGAAAATCTTGTTCCGAAAACGAATCGAGAACCTTGGCCAGTTGTGTGATTTGGGTCTCCTTGAGGGTTTTAAAATTTCCGGCCTTTCGGAGGCTCAAAAATTCAAGATCATAGGCGTCCCGTATTTCACGGCGTTCCACGAGGGCCGACACCTTATTTTGCCACATTTGTTCGAGCGTTAAAATCCGTAGCCGGACCTGAAATGGCGAATGGTGGGAATGCGCGATCCCCAGTTCGGTTTTGCCGGACTGATCCGGGACCTTGCGGATTTCGATTTTGAGCCTTCGGGGGTAGGAGGGGGAACGGATTTCCCACAGGAAGGAGTAGTGTTTTTCCCATTGATCCGTAATGGTAGCCCCCATCTCCCGATAGGCTTGGCTGAGCTTGTCCACCCATGGCAAAAAGTCCCTGCGCTCTTTTTTGAGGTAGAAGTCAAAATCCATCGAGTAGCGCGGAAGATCAAAACAGAGGCGGAGCATGGTTCCTCCGCCGAAGATCAACTGATCGAGAACCTTGACCTTCCTCATCTGTTCCAAGGTGAGCATTTCGAACTCTTCATGACGTTCTTGGTCTCTCATAGACGGATCTCCATTTTTTGCAGTATTTTTGAAACCGTGACGGGTAGCGTTTCAGCCATTTTTCGATTTGGCCCCAACGGATTTTTCTGAGGTCCAGGGCATTTTTATCAACGGCATAACGTCCGAGAAAGACGAAATAAAGTGTATCCAGAAGCCCCTTTTCCGGTTCGGCCATGAAGAACCCTTTTTCTCTTTGGTAACCGAAAAAAAAATCCTTTTTGCAGAAAAAGTAGCGAAAGGTGACATCGTTGACGTCATACGACCGGCTCCGTACCGGATTGATCGAATCAACAAAAGAGGGGCCGATTTGTGTGGAAAGGTTGTGGTAGGAGAGGGCGCTTAGGAAGGAAATGGCGGAGGGGGTCTGGATGATGTTGGCCAGTCGGAAAAGTTCTTCCTCGCTGACCTGTTGCCATCGTCCCGGAAGGAGATAGAGATTGCGGCGGAGACTTAACAGTTCCCCAGCCTTTTTCTTCCGGCTGGCCCAAACCCGTGCCGAAGGGGTGGGGAGGTTCAGTAAACTGGAGAACTCCTCCAGCGTATAAAAAAGACGCTTCTCTCCCCATAATCGGGCCATAATATCCATATACAGAAGATTATCATTTTTGATAATTATCTGTCTATAGTAAAATAGACCATTTTTGAGCCTGTCGAGGCCTTCCCAAAAATCCTCTTCTCTCGCTTGGTATTCTCTACGAATAAATTTACAATATAATTCAATAGCTTTAACGTGTACCGGGCACCGGTGGTTTAGACAATCCCCTCATAGACATCTTTTCGGTGTCGAACGCGCAGGACAAGAATGATCAGGGTTGTTTTTTCGATGTTGTAGATGATTCTCCAGTCGCGGATACGGTATTTCCACAGGCCTTTGTATCTTCCTTTAAGAGGTCGTCCCCGAAAAGGGTCTTTGGCGATCTCCTCCTGGATCAGCCTGATCGCCTCTTGTGCGACTTCTCGCGGGAGTTTTTTCAGATCTTTTTCAACGCTGGGGACGTATTTAATCAGGTAGGTCAAGTCTTGCCTTCAATTCCGATTCAGAGATCGGTTTTTCCTTTGGATCATGGAACCTCTTGTACGCTTCCCGCATATCCGATAATTCCTCAAAGTAGGCCCGGATGGCATTGGCGATGAGGGAAGACCTTTTTCTTTCTGTTTCCTGACAGAGCTCGTCGAGCTCGGCAAGGAGTTTTTCATCCAAGGTCATGGAGATGGTTTTAGACGACATTATAACTATTATTTACATTATAAGTAATGTTAAGTCAAGAAGCCTTTTTTGTCATTCTCATCCAACAGGTTCCACGCGTACCTGGTACGAATTTCCCGGGTACAAATTTCGGGGCCACGGTAAGAAGGACATGGTGAGCCAAGTCGAACCATACTTAATTCCCCTCCTTACCAAGGAGGGGGTGAGGGGGAGGTCTGGGTAAGGAGAGGGAAATAGGAGAGCTATCAGTAGATTAAATTGTAGTATAATAAATGATAATTAGTATATAATTATGTATCTATAGCATATCAATAAATATTTAATCAGGGGCAACTTGACCCCCCTCTGGGACGATAATTTTAGTGAGGAGAAGGGTGTAAGTTTATGGCAATGAAAACTATCAAAGTTGTTTATGAAGCCCCTGACGGCACGTCCGCTGAAATGGATGGGGGAATTGACTTTGATGATCAAGGAAATCTTGGGATTGATACCCTTGATGAGGCTCGTCAGGTTTACGCCGGGATGATCGGCTTTCTCGATAATTACGACACAGACCCAGCTATACCTGGCATTCAACCTATTCCAGATCCGCGAAGCCGCGATATTTTAAGTAAAGTGAATCTATTTCTGGATGGTAGTCCTATTGCTACCGGATGGGAACTCAAAGAAACTTTCGATCGTGTCAGTGCCGCAGAGAAAGCACGTGCCAAAGCTTCTACCGGTGGGGCTCGTGCTTCAGGGAGGGGAACACCTTCTTCAGGAATAGAATCTGAGATCTATGATGTGAGTTCTGGTAGTTATGAAAAGGTCGAAGGAATTGCTGGTCTCAAGGGACTCAAATTTGATGACAAGGAAGATTTATCAAAGAAAGAGGCGGATGATGCGCTTCGTCAGCTCAATGAGGCGGCTGACAAGCTCGCTTCGAAGTATCCGGATAAAAAACGAAACGAAATACTCCGTAACCTGATTGTTACGAGTGATAAAAATCCTAGACATCAGTACAGGGGTCCAAAGATTGTGGAAATAGCGACCGGCAAACCATTAGATCCCACCGTAGCTGTTAAAACAGCCGCCGGAAAGGATCTCAGCAAGAAGGATGTGGCAATCAACACCGATTCAACCCTCACACCAGCAGAAGCAGTGGCGCTCAATGATGGAGTTATTAAAGACGCCTTGGTAAAGGCCAGAGAAAAAGTTGGCGGTGTAGCAACTTTTCCAGAATTTGATGGCATGGAGGATGAGGATATTCTCGAACAAATTGTTGTGGTGGTGAGCGATACTTATCGCCCTTCCGCTTATGAGGTTCGTCAGGAGGCCGGGTTGATTCCCAAGACCCCGCGTCTTTCAGCTGTTTATCAAATGGATGGGGGAAGTACGCCGCCGATCGTTAAAGACCACGTGGATGTTAATTTGGACAGTACCCTGACAGAACCGGAAGCTGTTTCTCTCTATAACAAACTAATTCTTCCTGCGATGACTCAGTTAAGGACTCGGCCTGGGTCAGGTGTCTCTGATATCAAGGATGATGATCTTTTAAAGAAGATTTGGGTCACTGTAGGGGCAACGCATTACAATGGTTTTGACATCCGTAAAACGGCAGGCCTAGCCCCATCGGAAACAACGGATGCTACTGGATCGGGCAGTGGAACAGGCACTTCCGGTTCTACCGACCCCCTCCTTGGCCGGGAGCCGGATTTTGGCGGATTCAGGCCGTATGACGGGATCGGGGCAGGGGGAAGTTATTATGGCGACGAGCCGATCCGCGGTTACGGGGATGGTTACCGTGGTTTTATGCAGAATGGGACCTATGACGTCGCCCTCGGTACGGAACTGGTCAACTCGGTCACCAACCTGATGGGGTCCGTCGGTTATTTTGCCTCCTTCTTTGGGTTCAATCTCTTTGGGGGGGGGTACCTCTACGGGTTTGGCGACGCGTTGGACCTGAATGCCGACCGGGTCAGCCGCCGGGCGATCGCCATGCTGATAGCCCTTTTAAACCAGATGGCCAGAGATTCTGGGGACGAGACTACCGTGGATCGGATGCTGGCGATCAATAACCGCGGTCATGCGGCGACGATGATCGCCGGCGAAAAGGCGCTCAACCGTGGACGTGCCGCCGCCCAGGACAAGTCGCGGGCAGTCGCCCGGGCGATGGGGAGGATCGATCTTTCCAAACAGGAAAACCAGGCCCGGTACCGGGAGCTGGAATCGGTCCAGACGCTCCTGAATGGCAACCTCCAGGCCTTGGCCAGTGCCGTGAATCTTTATCAGGGTGAAGTCAGGGATGCCCGCGAGGACCAGCGACAGCTCGCTGACCGTCGCGCCCGACGGGCCTCGTATTACATGTTTACCTCATAATTTTGGGTTTATGGGGTCTAGTCACCCCAGACGACAAAATTCCCTTCCTACCGCAACTTGACCTTCCTAGAGGCCCGATAATTATGGTAGAATGAGTTCTATTCAGGGACAAGAACGAACCTATTAGAGGAGAACACTTTTATGGCCGATCCAATTCCCCCTTCTTTACCACCTGTTCCGCCACCTGCTCCAGGGGAGCCAGTGGCACCGGCGGCTGATGCGACGGCCACTCCGGCGGTGACTCCTGATAGTACCGTATCGACGGGGGTAGCGGCAGATGCCGGGCCAGACTATGCCGGTGGGCCGATCGATCCGAATGCCAAACCGGGATATGTTCCTCCCCCCCCTCCGCCTCCGGTGGAGGTCAAAGTTGCCCCTGTGGCAACCGTCCCACCGCCATCTTCTCTCAGGACGTTGCCGGCAGAGGCACCGGTGGATAATCGTTCCACTCAGCTGGCGGCGACCGACTCAAGAACAGCGGCTCAACTGGCGACAATCAAAAATTTGGATAGTACCGCCAAGAGTAACACGGCGCAAATTCTGGCCCTGCATGAAATGAGCCGAGACCAAGCCAAGGCGGCACAGGCCAAGGCGGATGTTCGTCTTTATAACGCAGATGATTTGGGTCTTGCCAAAAACAGTCTCTCTGCCAAACAAGGGATCCGATTTGCCGCCGACAAGACGATGACCCCGGAGCAAGCCAAGGTGCTCGCCAAAAATTATGAAACCAATCTCGCCCAGATGTCGGCCAAGGGGCAGGCGATCCAGAAGGGGGAGATTGTTTACTTTAGGAGCCAGCCAAACGGCGAGAATGCCAATGACCATGCCGCGATGCTGACCGGTCCGGATGGCAAGAAGGTGCTCGTTTTCTTCCCGAATGGGCAAAAGCTCTTGGGGACAAAAAATGGCCTGGATCTGATGAATCATGAAGTCGGTCACGAGGGGTGGAAGCACCTGACCGAAGACCAGCAAAAGGCGTTTGCGCAGAAATTCGGTTGGAAGTTGAACCAGAAGACAGGAGAATTTACAGGGGACAAGAGTTCCTTTGGGTTTGAAGAAGGGCGCGGTGTTGATGAAGGATTCGCCGAGGCTCAAGAATCTTTGTCGAAGAAGGATGGAAGACTCACACCGGAAGAGACCCAGTTTCTAACAGGTCTCAATGCCGCGATGAGCGATACCCGCATCCAGGAGCCGGAGCAGTGGGAGGCGGGGTTTGAGGGGTTGAGTAGAGAAGATGAAGCTGCACTAAAGGTTATGGAGTCTCCCGATAAAGGAAGGAGTGGTGCGGCGTTGGTGATCAAGAGGGCTGAGACGCTCGAGACGGAGGCGAGAAAGGGGCTTGATTATTATAGCCGATTGACTGGCCATCCTGATGGCGCCCCGGTTGAGGATATCAAAGCGAGTCTCAAGGAAGGGGAAAAGCGGCTTGGCGGCGGTTTTTGGCGGGATGATGATGGGGGTGAGATTGCCGTTGATGAAGCGCGGCTCAGCAAAATGGAGCGAACCGATTCAAATTACCCAAAGCTCGCTGGTGAAATTAAAGACAAGAAGGTCCTCTTGGCGGAATATCAAGAGGGACTCAAATATATTGACCAGTATGAAGATGCTGTTGAGGCCGCCAGTGATGCCATTAGCGATCCTACGGATAAGGATTCTATTGAAGAATTGTCTCGTCATGAAAAGGCGATCAAGCCGCTCTCTGAAGGGCGTGGTTCTGAAACCGAAAAGATAGTGGAAGGGGGCGGTGGAGGCGGTGGTGGCATGGGGGTTTCCTCCGGCGGCGGCGGTGGGTACGGCGGGATGTATGGTGAGCCGGTCCGGGGTTACGGAGACGGCTACCGTGGCTTTGCGCAGAATGCCAGCTATGATGTCAACCTTGCCAACGATGCCTTGACCGGGGTCAACAGTGCCATCGAATCGGTAGGGGGGCTGATGTATACCGCCTCCGGTGGATCGATGGATATTTTCAGCAGTTCCTACGGCGGGAGCTACAGCCTGGGGATCATGTCCGGGATGGGGGAGACCCGGGCCCAGCAGAGAAAGATCGACAAGATGATCCAGCAACTCCTGCAGGCGATCGCCTCGGGGAATAGCGATGCGATCGGTTGGTTGCTCATCCTGGTTGCGGCCCAGTCCAAAAAGACGATGCTGGTGGCGGCCTACACGATCGGCAAACACCTCGTGGCGTACGAAAAACAACAGCGGGCCATCAACCATAAAATCGCCGGCCTGAACCCGAAGGGGGAACATTACCAGTCGAACCTCACCAATCTGAATAGCGATATGCAGATGATCGCCTCCAACCGGCAGATGATCGTCAACTCCCTCCGGGAGATTACCTCCACCAACGAGGAACTGGAAAATATCGCCAAGTCTTACCTCGACGTCAGGGGACCGCACATCCGTGGGCTCTCGCGGTGGACGGCGTAATCCAAGATTGTGGAACCAGTTGAAATCCATTGTGTTTCCGATTCAGTCGTGGTACCTTCCAATAAGGGTAGGACCTACCCGAAGACTATGGCCCATAAGAAGGAACCGGTTCAAAAATCTAAACCTCCCCTCCCTCGACGGGAGGGGATAAAGGGGAGGGTGGCCGAGGAGGGTCCGCTAGCTCCAGTTTTTGTCAAAAAAATCCAAAAGGCACTTGAATCACTCCCCCCGGAGCAGGTTAAAAAGATCAAAAAGCAGGTCGGTCCGTTTTTGACAGGAGAGATGAAGTGGGTCGATCTTTTTACGCTTCCCCCCGAAAAACTCCACGAGATCGCGGAGGAGGGGTATCACCAGTTCCAGAACGCCCGTTATGACAAGGCCGAGATTATCTACAAGGGGCTGGCGATCCTCGACCCGGATAATTATTACTATCATTCCATGCTGGGGGCGATCTACCAGCGTCAGGAAAAATGGCCGGAGGCGGTGTTGGAGTATTCGATCGCCGTCGATGTCAAGCCGGATGATACCGTTTCCTATACGAATCGGGGAGAGGTCTATTTTAAATTGGGATTGTATGACGAAGCCCGTATTGACCTGAAAAAGGCGGCGGGCCGCGATCCCAAACAGGAGGATGCCTGGGGAAACCGGGCGCGAATGCTTTTGAAACAGATGGAGACCATCGAGAAGGTGAAAAAATAAATGGCCCTTGAACTCAATCCGATGCGCACCGAATCCAGGAAAATCTCGCCGCCGGCGGATGTTGATATTTCACTCTCCGGAAGGACACTGGAAAAACTCGGCCTGCCGGAGGAGATCATCAAGGACAAGGCTTTGATCGCCTCCTTCCTTTCGGCGCAGTCGGCCCGTCTCACTGAGATGGAGCAGAAGCCGGAGCTCAAGACGCTGTCTGGGGAAATCCCGCCGCCGGAGCTTGAGGACCCCAGGAGCCTTTCGGTTACCAAGAGTGGTTCACCCAAGATCCCACCGGAGGATCGGAAGAGCCTCCAGGACTGGTCCGCTTCTTTGGATATCTCTTCCCCCTCGAGTGATCTTGCGGGTCAGGTGGAGGAGCTCCTCAGAAACAACCCTCAGGCGGGGGGAACGTCCGGGGAGGATAAATTCAAGGCTGGGGATTTCGCAACGAGCGATATCGTCCTTTCCGGCCAGTTGCAACAGGAATGGTCCAAGAAGGAAAATGATTGGAAGATGTTCATCTCTTCGCTAGTGGCCCGAAAGGCGGACCCGATCAGCATCCTGCTGGCGATTGCCTCCATGATGACCGATAAATACGGGATGGGGATCCGTCAGGTGGTGAATGTCTATACCACCAATGAACAAAAGAGGAGAGCCCTGGCGGACCAGTTCACGCGGGAGATGGGGCGCGGCGGGACCGGTGGTGATCTATCCCGAATGACGATGTTTCAAAACCGGCAACAAACGATGATGGTGGACACCCAGATGATCAACCAGAAATTGCAGACCCTGACCCAGGATCGGGATCGTTTTCAGAACATCACCAAGGAGATGATGCAGTCGATGCATCAGACCCGGTTGCATATCTCTGGAAGAATGCCCGGTGGTGCGGGGTAATGAATGACTGACACCGTTCTTGACCCCAACCCGGGCCGACGCCGTTTTCTCGCCGAGACCCTTCTGAAGTTTATCAACAATAAACTCTCGATTGCCGATCTGGACGGAATCCCCCCTAAAAAAATGCAACAGGTGGCCGAGCTGGGGTATGTCAAGCTGAAGCATGGCCGACTCAAGGAGGCGAGGGAGATCTTTGAAATGCTCTCGGAACTGGACCACCTGAACGCCTATTACCGGACAGCCCTCGGTTCTATCTTCCAGAAACAGGGGCAGTATGTCGATGCGATCGTGGAGTACTCCCAGGCCCTTTTCCTCAGGCCCAAGGACCTTCCGTCACTGGTCAATCGCGGCGAGATCCTCCTCCGGACCGAAAACTTCAAGAAGGCGGCGGAGGATTTCCGGAGCGCCATCCTGATGGACAACAAAGGGACTAACCTTTGGGCCAACCGGGCCCGGTCGCTCGTGATCGCCCTGAAGAGGAATCTCGACCTCAAAAAGGCGGCCTTGGTGCCGAAACAGGTCCCGCCGTCGCGGTCCGCCACTCGTAGGCCTCGCTAATCCTCCGTCGCATCCAAAATCCCGTACTTCTTCAGGAGGTTCCGGATATGCTTTCGGTCGATCCCGGCCTCGCGGGCGGTCTTGGAGATGTTGTAGTTGTTTCTCCGGAGCAGGGCGGCCAAGTAGTCCTTTTCGAACCCCTCCACCACCTTTTGCTTGGCCTCCTTGAAAGGAAGCCCCATGTCGACCGTCATCCGCTCGGTCGCTTCATCCTCCCGCTCCAGTTCCTGGAAGATAAAGGCCAGGTGTTTGGCCGCAATACTGCTCGCCTCAACGAGCGGGACCGCCCGTTCCAGCACATTCATCAGTTCCCGGACGTTTCCGGGCCACTGGTAACGGGTGAGCATCTTCAAGGCCTCGTCCTCCACGCGGGTGACTTTTAATTTCCCGTCCGGAAGGATGTTGAATTTTCCGGTCTTCAGGAATTTTTCAACCAGGACCGGGATGTCATCAGGCCTTTCGCGCAAGGGGGGGAGGGAGATCTTGACGACGGAAAGGCGGTAGTAGAGGTCTTCCCGAAAGTTGCTATCGGCGATCTCTTTTTTGAGATTCCGATTAGTGGCGCAGATCACCCGTACATCAATGGA includes:
- a CDS encoding flagellar hook-length control protein FliK; its protein translation is MTRINDYPKDNPAVRDQKKIDISKSPSRSNDPARSVKTPFETFLTESKSRLSPDQHSSDPNLDTKKGATEQAIREASRDREGKDQERKFKERDRDRSAKREEKPSEITGQKAKVAEKKVIARSALTGKTQRDTTGGGRESMSQGQKKGRSFGEIISRSLVKKPEGKLSPVGQGPSSFSLKASGEVKPTPGTNPTQLSKEVLDQIVQYVRILTKPGGEKEMEVALHQNIYRGLKLKVSSAQGKLRATFTTSSSEVRQLFESNRKVLQAALAQKGIEVEGIDVIMTP
- a CDS encoding FliM/FliN family flagellar motor switch protein, giving the protein MKDKKGDPADDPYLNELESSLEEMEKEEIVTDDPTQVDLQKEPVPVPAKAGSPKVKKVPEGLLLTQDVPVSLVAVLGRKTVNLKELLGFKMGQVVELDKGPGDAVDVVVNGKVVAKGELVDVEGKIGIRILRMI
- a CDS encoding flagellar biosynthetic protein FliO, with product MMEPTTLPAVAAPISFGWLFVKMVGVLGLLVLSLLFIGKWFLPRLGKGRFSLRQEKGRISVIERFPLEQRKTLYLLKVAQKYLLVGTGDHSVQLLGEFEKNEME
- the sctR gene encoding type III secretion system export apparatus subunit SctR, coding for MRWNKIWLLTGLFFLRADTLLAQAEIPLDQSITQQAVSRPLVLLLVLVGLSLIPFVVMMTTSFVKIAVVLSLIRNAMGTQQIPPNPIITGLAMILTIYIMIPVGLQVYQVSGDIIQKGTNQPILSQASVNVLLEGVKKGKEPVREFLLKNAHEKERALFFTLSKKMRPAEFREEVGDKDFVVLIPAFVISELTEAFQIGFIIFLPFLIIDMVVTNILLSLGMFQISPITVSLPFKLLLFVLVDGWHLIAKGLIMGYM
- the fliQ gene encoding flagellar biosynthesis protein FliQ — translated: MESYAIAIAKQALYLTLILSAPPVVAAMAIGLVISLVQATTQVHEQTLTFVPKLVAVMMTMAIFGPWALFQLVSFASSLLESFPLYVK
- a CDS encoding flagellar biosynthetic protein FliR; this encodes MNQLTHQLGINVDWRFMMTFAGLIMTRLVMVTLTIPFLTGKPAPAQIKMGLAVALLIFLYPFLAPAHAGHLPQDPVTLMLLFVKEAFYGILIGFAGSIVFQGFEAAGAVIDNQRGAAQARLLIPQLSEQTSLFGLFNIQLGIVIFLSVGGHILFFRTLMESYTLLPILEFPKAQPDFLAMADQIIRMTGQVLFIAAAFSAPVMLCVFITDLILGIMNRVAPAINVWEMGFTIRGYLGVLVLFLCITLIAGQMEKYSLGMVTDLEKVIRFLAVSSNG
- a CDS encoding nucleotidyl transferase AbiEii/AbiGii toxin family protein; protein product: MRDQERHEEFEMLTLEQMRKVKVLDQLIFGGGTMLRLCFDLPRYSMDFDFYLKKERRDFLPWVDKLSQAYREMGATITDQWEKHYSFLWEIRSPSYPRRLKIEIRKVPDQSGKTELGIAHSHHSPFQVRLRILTLEQMWQNKVSALVERREIRDAYDLEFLSLRKAGNFKTLKETQITQLAKVLDSFSEQDFRSTLGAILEKEERERVLDSRFSYLRSQIQASLPV
- a CDS encoding type II toxin-antitoxin system RelE/ParE family toxin, whose amino-acid sequence is MTYLIKYVPSVEKDLKKLPREVAQEAIRLIQEEIAKDPFRGRPLKGRYKGLWKYRIRDWRIIYNIEKTTLIILVLRVRHRKDVYEGIV
- a CDS encoding ribbon-helix-helix protein, CopG family, which codes for MSSKTISMTLDEKLLAELDELCQETERKRSSLIANAIRAYFEELSDMREAYKRFHDPKEKPISESELKARLDLPD
- a CDS encoding tetratricopeptide repeat protein; translated protein: MAEEGPLAPVFVKKIQKALESLPPEQVKKIKKQVGPFLTGEMKWVDLFTLPPEKLHEIAEEGYHQFQNARYDKAEIIYKGLAILDPDNYYYHSMLGAIYQRQEKWPEAVLEYSIAVDVKPDDTVSYTNRGEVYFKLGLYDEARIDLKKAAGRDPKQEDAWGNRARMLLKQMETIEKVKK